One stretch of Paramormyrops kingsleyae isolate MSU_618 chromosome 4, PKINGS_0.4, whole genome shotgun sequence DNA includes these proteins:
- the basp1 gene encoding brain acid soluble protein 1 homolog has protein sequence MGGKLSKKKKGYNVNDEKAKDKDAKAEGASAEEGEAQKESKEEAPAAAGGAEAASGEKTEKEAQPAGEQTAAKEDDKGAAAKEAKEPEKGTANAKPKAEAAKSEEPAAAAPAKEAAPEVKAEAPAPPVAESKPDSKNEADAKKTEAPAPPAAKTEAAAAPPEPKPTEAAAPAPAKEAPAKEAAPSSTTAGPESAAPPKEPNATEAPVPNKDQTVAVQD, from the coding sequence ATGGGAGGCAAGCTAAGCAAAAAGAAGAAGGGCTACAATGTGAACGACGAGAAGGCTAAGGACAAGGACGCCAAGGCGGAGGGGGCTTCGGCCGAGGAGGGCGAGGCCCAGAAGGAGAGCAAGGAGGAGGCACCGGCAGCGGCCGGGGGAGCGGAGGCGGCGTCCGGCGAAAAGACTGAGAAGGAGGCGCAGCCAGCCGGCGAGCAGACGGCGGCTAAGGAGGACGACAAGGGTGCAGCCGCCAAGGAGGCCAAGGAGCCTGAGAAAGGAACGGCCAACGCCAAGCCCAAGGCCGAGGCAGCCAAGAGCGAGGAGCCTGCCGCTGCCGCCCCAGCTAAGGAGGCCGCTCCGGAGGTGAAGGCCGAGGCCCCGGCGCCCCCGGTGGCCGAGAGCAAGCCGGACAGCAAGAACGAGGCCGACGCCAAAAAGACTGAGGCCCCTGCGCCGCCGGCAGCTAAAACCGAGGCGGCCGCTGCCCCCCCAGAGCCCAAGCCCACGGAAGCGGCGGCCCCTGCCCCCGCCAAGGAAGCCCCGGCGAAAGAGGCGGCCCCTAGCTCTACAACGGCCGGCCCCGAGAGCGCGGCTCCGCCCAAAGAGCCTAACGCCACAGAAGCTCCCGTTCCCAACAAGGATCAAACCGTAGCAGTTCAGGATTAA